A genome region from Coprococcus phoceensis includes the following:
- a CDS encoding YerC/YecD family TrpR-related protein yields MSKKIRTEAVDYLFEAILSLKDKEECYTFFEDICTINELLSLSQRFEVAKMLREQKTYLEIAEKTGASTATISRVNRSLNYGNDGYDMVFERISLDEDEE; encoded by the coding sequence ATGAGTAAAAAAATTAGAACAGAAGCAGTCGATTATCTGTTTGAAGCAATTTTGAGCTTAAAAGATAAGGAAGAATGTTATACTTTTTTTGAAGATATATGTACCATCAATGAGCTGTTGTCGTTGTCACAGCGGTTTGAGGTTGCCAAAATGCTCAGAGAACAGAAGACATATTTGGAGATTGCAGAAAAGACAGGGGCATCGACAGCCACAATCAGCCGTGTGAATCGTTCTTTAAACTATGGAAATGACGGATATGATATGGTATTTGAACGAATCAGTCTGGATGAAGATGAAGAATAA
- a CDS encoding phosphatase, with the protein MNIKVDTHSHTLVSGHAYSTIQEMAKMAREHGMEAIAFTEHAPKMPGTCGIFYFENLKIVPRERYGIKMLFGTELNIMDSEGTVDMRDGLLKHLDIVIASIHTPCFCGERTKEAVTRAYVNVMKNPYINIIGHPDDSRFPIDYEVLVKTAKETGTLLEVNNSSLREDNKRENADENIRVMLEYCKKYEVPITTGSDSHLDLDAGKLNLAEQILTECHFPEELIVTTSLEKLKPYVNRYKKN; encoded by the coding sequence ATGAATATAAAAGTAGATACACATTCCCATACACTTGTAAGTGGACATGCATATAGCACAATACAAGAGATGGCGAAGATGGCGAGAGAACATGGGATGGAAGCGATTGCATTTACGGAGCATGCGCCAAAGATGCCGGGAACTTGCGGAATATTTTATTTTGAAAATTTGAAAATTGTGCCAAGAGAGCGTTACGGGATCAAAATGCTTTTTGGAACAGAGCTCAATATTATGGACAGCGAGGGAACAGTAGATATGCGCGATGGGCTTTTAAAACATCTTGATATTGTCATTGCGAGTATTCATACGCCATGCTTTTGTGGAGAAAGAACAAAAGAAGCGGTGACGAGAGCCTATGTAAATGTGATGAAAAATCCGTATATCAATATTATCGGTCATCCGGATGATTCTCGTTTTCCGATTGACTATGAAGTGCTTGTCAAGACTGCAAAGGAGACAGGGACACTTCTAGAGGTCAATAATTCCTCGCTGCGGGAAGATAATAAAAGAGAAAATGCGGATGAGAATATCCGAGTTATGTTGGAGTATTGTAAAAAATATGAGGTTCCAATCACAACAGGAAGTGATTCGCATTTGGATCTGGATGCGGGAAAACTGAATTTAGCAGAACAAATTTTGACGGAATGTCATTTTCCGGAAGAATTGATCGTCACAACATCATTAGAAAAATTGAAACCATATGTGAATCGATACAAAAAAAACTAG
- a CDS encoding ABC transporter substrate-binding protein: MKKRFLTLALVTAISVTSLLACSSKEESKPAKPQKEKSTEILPDSTKVVLNEVAHSIFYAPMYVAIEEGYFEDEGINLELVTGFGADKTMTAVLSGEADIGFMGSEASIYTYNEGANDYVVNFAQLTQRAGNFLVAREEMPDFSWTDLKGKTVLGGRKGGMPEMVFEYILKQKGIDIEKDLTINQNIDFGSTAAAFSEGQADFTVEFEPGATTLEKGGKGYVVASLGEDSGYVPYTAFSAKKSYIEKNKDVIQGFTDALQKGMDYVQTHTPEEIAKIIAPQFKETDLATITTIVTRYYEQETWKENLIFEKESFELLQNILESADELTKRAPYEELVTTDFAKKAAK; this comes from the coding sequence ATGAAAAAGCGTTTTCTTACTCTCGCATTAGTGACAGCAATATCTGTCACTTCTCTGCTTGCATGCTCTTCAAAAGAAGAAAGCAAACCTGCCAAACCACAAAAAGAAAAATCAACAGAAATTCTTCCGGACTCTACTAAAGTTGTTCTCAACGAAGTAGCTCACTCCATCTTTTATGCACCAATGTATGTAGCCATCGAAGAAGGATACTTTGAAGACGAGGGCATTAATCTCGAACTCGTCACTGGATTTGGAGCCGACAAAACAATGACCGCCGTGCTCTCCGGCGAGGCAGATATCGGATTCATGGGGTCAGAAGCATCTATTTATACCTATAATGAAGGTGCAAACGACTATGTTGTAAATTTTGCCCAGCTTACACAACGTGCCGGTAATTTTCTTGTAGCGCGAGAAGAAATGCCTGATTTTTCATGGACGGATCTAAAAGGGAAAACAGTGCTCGGCGGACGAAAAGGCGGCATGCCTGAAATGGTATTTGAGTATATCTTAAAACAAAAGGGAATCGACATCGAAAAAGATCTGACAATCAACCAAAATATTGACTTTGGCTCTACTGCCGCCGCTTTTTCAGAAGGTCAGGCGGATTTTACAGTTGAATTTGAGCCGGGAGCTACCACTTTGGAAAAAGGCGGAAAGGGATATGTTGTCGCTTCTCTCGGCGAGGATAGTGGATATGTCCCTTACACCGCATTTTCTGCAAAGAAAAGTTATATTGAAAAAAATAAAGACGTCATTCAGGGATTCACGGATGCGCTGCAAAAAGGAATGGACTACGTGCAGACACATACTCCGGAAGAAATTGCAAAAATCATTGCACCACAGTTCAAAGAGACAGACTTAGCCACTATCACAACGATTGTGACCCGTTACTATGAGCAGGAGACTTGGAAAGAAAATCTAATTTTTGAAAAAGAAAGCTTTGAACTTTTGCAAAATATTTTGGAATCTGCTGACGAACTCACTAAGCGGGCACCTTACGAAGAACTTGTAACAACTGATTTTGCCAAAAAGGCTGCAAAATAA
- a CDS encoding DUF6320 domain-containing protein, whose product MFHSKRSYWRKLDNAAKLFPATSNKKDTRVFRFYCIMKEDVKEEILQQAVEKALEKYPLFLSVMRKGLFWHYLEKSNLKPVVTEEFKEPCSNLYVRDKKSLLFEVTYYKRRINFEVFHVLTDGTGATCFLKEIVKHYIVLAYGEADIPLDKEHITIQDQESDSFRKYYSDLRREKKEKVKAYQIKTLRKARGPLQVTEAVLSVKEVLAKAREYQVSMTVFLTAVFLCAIHREMPKRQEKHPVVLMVPVNLRNFFPSDSMLNFFGYIEPGYRFREGDTFEQVLAQVKTYFQEELTKERLSMRMNELIALEMNPILRVAPLELKNLGILAGAKMAASDVTAIFSNMSVVKMPEAYVPYIERFGVYTSTPKTELCMCSFEDKLSLGFTSRYDSMNIKRNFFQILSELGIHSKVEEPDYPEERLASAAAVKFFEWFSFVCIAFAVIAAVVNITLTPGKYWALIVSGGILSMWTALAIGFVKRYNLLKNAMWQLILITVGCLIWDLGTGWHKWSIDFVFPGISVIIMISMLMITKLQRLAANEYMIYFVMAAGYGFVIPLVLLLTGVLGVTFPSVICVGFSFLFFMAQVIFRRRELGEELNKKFHI is encoded by the coding sequence ATGTTTCATTCGAAAAGGTCATATTGGAGAAAGCTTGACAATGCCGCAAAATTATTTCCGGCGACAAGTAACAAAAAGGACACTCGAGTCTTTCGTTTTTATTGTATTATGAAAGAAGATGTAAAAGAAGAGATTTTGCAGCAGGCAGTGGAAAAAGCGCTTGAAAAATATCCGCTTTTTTTGTCGGTCATGCGAAAAGGCTTGTTCTGGCATTATTTGGAAAAGAGTAATTTAAAACCGGTTGTCACAGAGGAATTTAAAGAGCCTTGCAGCAATCTGTATGTGCGTGACAAGAAAAGCCTGTTATTCGAAGTCACGTACTATAAAAGGCGGATTAATTTTGAAGTATTTCATGTGCTGACGGACGGAACAGGTGCGACATGTTTTTTAAAGGAGATTGTCAAACACTATATTGTGCTGGCATATGGTGAAGCCGATATTCCACTTGATAAGGAGCATATCACAATTCAGGATCAGGAATCAGACAGTTTTCGAAAATATTATTCTGATTTACGGCGAGAGAAGAAGGAAAAGGTAAAAGCATATCAGATTAAGACTCTTCGGAAGGCGAGAGGACCGCTGCAGGTGACAGAAGCGGTGCTGTCGGTAAAAGAAGTGCTGGCAAAGGCGCGGGAATATCAGGTGTCGATGACTGTTTTTTTGACGGCAGTATTCCTTTGTGCGATCCACAGGGAGATGCCGAAAAGACAGGAAAAGCATCCGGTTGTTCTGATGGTCCCGGTGAATCTTCGCAATTTTTTTCCTTCAGATTCGATGCTGAATTTCTTCGGATATATTGAACCTGGGTATCGTTTTCGAGAAGGGGACACTTTTGAGCAGGTACTTGCACAGGTGAAAACATATTTTCAGGAGGAGCTTACGAAGGAAAGACTTTCGATGCGCATGAATGAGCTGATCGCGCTGGAGATGAACCCAATTCTGCGGGTGGCGCCGTTGGAGTTGAAAAATTTGGGGATTTTGGCGGGAGCAAAGATGGCGGCAAGTGATGTGACTGCAATTTTCTCTAATATGAGCGTTGTAAAAATGCCGGAAGCGTATGTCCCGTATATAGAGCGGTTTGGCGTGTATACAAGTACACCGAAGACGGAACTTTGTATGTGCTCATTTGAAGACAAACTTTCCCTTGGGTTTACATCGAGGTATGACAGCATGAATATTAAGAGGAATTTTTTTCAGATATTGTCAGAGCTTGGAATACATTCGAAAGTGGAAGAACCAGACTATCCGGAGGAGAGACTTGCGAGTGCGGCGGCTGTAAAATTTTTCGAGTGGTTCTCATTTGTCTGTATTGCTTTTGCGGTGATTGCGGCAGTGGTGAATATTACACTGACACCGGGAAAATATTGGGCGCTCATCGTATCAGGCGGAATCTTAAGTATGTGGACAGCGTTGGCAATCGGGTTTGTAAAGAGATATAATCTTTTGAAAAATGCAATGTGGCAGTTGATTCTGATCACGGTTGGATGTCTCATCTGGGATCTTGGAACCGGATGGCATAAATGGTCAATTGATTTTGTTTTTCCGGGAATTAGTGTTATAATAATGATATCCATGCTGATGATTACAAAGCTGCAGAGATTGGCTGCGAATGAATACATGATTTATTTTGTGATGGCGGCGGGATATGGATTTGTGATACCATTGGTTTTATTATTGACGGGAGTGCTTGGAGTTACATTTCCATCGGTTATCTGTGTGGGATTTAGTTTCCTGTTCTTTATGGCGCAGGTCATTTTTAGAAGACGGGAATTAGGGGAGGAATTAAATAAAAAGTTTCACATTTGA
- a CDS encoding alpha/beta hydrolase codes for MAINKAMRKVLKALSFDGIEVEASRHLANLKALDPMRIFHKTIDYKIYNGTHEIPVRIYLPGEEIEHKYPVLLFFHGGGWVTESIDNYERICARMASATNHIVVSVEYRLAPEYPFPTGLEDCYAAAKAVYTNEFILNVHPDDITIIGDSAGGNLAAAVSLLAKERGEFMPRQQILIYPAVNNDYTETSRFPSVHENGKDFLLTAGKMQDYIDLYARDESDKQSPYFAPILQKDLTGQPRTLIITAEFDPLRDEGEAYGKALEEAGNEVEVHRIKDALHGFFALGIKYFHVQESFEIMNHFLGEV; via the coding sequence ATGGCAATTAATAAGGCAATGCGAAAAGTATTGAAAGCACTTTCGTTTGATGGAATTGAGGTGGAGGCGTCCAGGCATTTGGCAAATTTAAAGGCGTTGGATCCGATGCGAATTTTTCATAAGACGATTGATTATAAAATATATAATGGAACACATGAGATTCCTGTGAGAATTTATCTGCCTGGCGAAGAGATTGAACACAAATATCCGGTTCTTTTATTCTTTCACGGCGGGGGATGGGTCACAGAGAGCATAGATAATTATGAGAGGATCTGTGCAAGGATGGCATCGGCGACCAATCATATTGTTGTGTCGGTAGAATACAGGCTCGCTCCCGAGTATCCGTTCCCGACAGGATTGGAGGATTGCTACGCCGCAGCGAAGGCGGTCTATACGAATGAATTTATTTTAAATGTGCATCCGGACGATATCACGATCATCGGAGACAGTGCCGGCGGTAATCTGGCGGCTGCAGTCTCTCTTCTTGCAAAAGAGAGGGGAGAGTTTATGCCAAGACAGCAGATTTTGATCTATCCGGCGGTGAATAACGACTATACGGAGACTTCTAGATTTCCGTCCGTCCATGAAAATGGAAAAGATTTCCTGTTGACGGCTGGAAAGATGCAGGATTATATTGATTTATATGCGAGAGATGAATCGGACAAACAGAGTCCGTATTTTGCTCCGATTTTGCAGAAAGATCTCACAGGACAGCCGAGGACACTGATTATCACCGCGGAATTTGACCCGCTTCGAGATGAAGGAGAGGCTTATGGTAAGGCGCTTGAGGAAGCCGGAAATGAAGTGGAGGTTCATCGTATCAAAGATGCGCTGCATGGATTTTTTGCACTGGGGATCAAATATTTTCATGTGCAGGAGAGTTTTGAAATTATGAATCATTTTTTAGGGGAGGTGTAA
- a CDS encoding NCS2 family permease, producing the protein MLEKLFKLKENKTDVRTEVVAGITTFMTMAYILAVNPSVLSAAGMDHGAVFTATAIAACIGTLLMALFANYPFALAPGMGLNAYFAYTVVLNMGYTWQVALAAVFVEGIIFILLSVTNVREAIFNAIPMNLKSAVSVGIGLFIAFIGLQNAKIVISGSTLVQLFSLEGYNSTLAEGAAKATMNDVGITVLLAVIGVIITAILVVKNIKGNILWGILITWILGIICQLTGLYVPNAELGMYSLLPDFSNGISIPSLSPIFGKLSFSGIHIGEFMVVVFAFLFVDIFDTLGTLIGVSTKANMLDENGKLPGIKGALMADAVATTAGAVLGTSTVTTFVESASGVTEGGRTGLTAVTTAILFGLSLLLSPIFLAIPSFATAPALIVVGFYMLTNVVSIDFSDFGEAIPCYICIAAMPFFYSISEGIAMGVISYVAINLFTGKAKEKKISVLMFVLALLFIGKYILL; encoded by the coding sequence ATGCTGGAAAAATTGTTTAAGTTAAAAGAAAACAAAACAGATGTCAGGACGGAAGTGGTGGCAGGTATTACGACATTTATGACAATGGCGTATATACTGGCGGTAAATCCAAGCGTGCTGTCGGCAGCCGGAATGGATCATGGAGCAGTGTTTACGGCGACGGCGATTGCGGCATGTATTGGTACTTTGCTCATGGCTCTGTTTGCAAACTATCCGTTTGCACTTGCACCGGGAATGGGACTGAATGCATACTTTGCATATACGGTTGTACTGAACATGGGATACACATGGCAGGTGGCGCTTGCGGCTGTATTTGTGGAAGGAATTATTTTTATTCTGTTATCAGTTACGAATGTGCGTGAAGCAATCTTTAATGCAATCCCGATGAATTTGAAATCTGCAGTAAGTGTCGGAATTGGTCTTTTTATCGCGTTTATCGGTCTGCAGAATGCAAAAATTGTTATCAGTGGTTCTACATTAGTGCAGTTATTCTCGCTGGAAGGTTACAACAGTACTTTGGCAGAAGGCGCTGCAAAGGCGACGATGAATGATGTTGGAATTACGGTATTACTTGCGGTGATCGGCGTGATTATTACAGCGATTCTTGTAGTAAAGAACATTAAAGGTAATATTCTTTGGGGAATTTTAATTACATGGATTCTTGGAATTATCTGTCAGCTGACCGGATTGTATGTGCCAAATGCAGAACTTGGAATGTACAGCTTACTTCCGGACTTCAGCAACGGTATTTCGATTCCGAGTCTTAGTCCGATCTTTGGAAAACTGAGTTTTTCAGGAATCCATATCGGAGAGTTTATGGTTGTAGTGTTTGCGTTTTTGTTTGTGGATATCTTTGATACACTCGGCACATTGATCGGTGTTTCCACAAAAGCAAATATGTTAGATGAAAACGGAAAACTTCCAGGAATTAAAGGTGCTCTGATGGCAGATGCGGTTGCTACAACGGCAGGCGCAGTGCTTGGAACATCTACAGTTACAACATTTGTTGAGAGCGCTTCGGGTGTGACGGAAGGAGGACGAACAGGTCTTACAGCAGTCACAACAGCGATTTTGTTTGGATTGTCGTTGTTGTTGTCACCAATCTTTTTGGCGATTCCATCTTTTGCGACGGCGCCGGCATTGATTGTTGTAGGGTTCTATATGCTGACAAATGTAGTGAGTATTGATTTCAGTGATTTTGGGGAAGCGATTCCTTGCTATATCTGTATTGCAGCAATGCCATTTTTCTACAGTATTTCAGAAGGAATTGCAATGGGTGTGATCTCTTATGTTGCAATTAATCTGTTTACAGGAAAAGCAAAGGAAAAAAAGATCAGCGTATTGATGTTTGTGTTAGCACTTTTGTTTATCGGAAAATATATCTTATTATAA